One Streptomyces mobaraensis NBRC 13819 = DSM 40847 DNA segment encodes these proteins:
- a CDS encoding leucine-rich repeat domain-containing protein, with translation MRNGTLDYWRRGLGYVPEEVWRASGTEALRTLILAENGLTELPARIGRLTGLRTLDLGHNALTALPPELGALTGLDGCLYLHENALTALPATLGRLSRLRYLNVSGNRLTELPEEIGGMAALVELRAQYAHLTRLPEGVGRLTALRELWLRGNALAELPGSVARLGELRELELRENAFTAVPAALRGLPALRRLDLRANRLTALPGWLAELPSLEKLDLRWNALDPAPRLLDALARRGCEVLA, from the coding sequence GTGCGGAACGGCACGCTCGACTACTGGCGGCGCGGGCTCGGGTACGTACCGGAGGAGGTCTGGCGGGCATCCGGAACGGAAGCCCTTAGGACGCTCATCCTCGCGGAGAACGGTCTGACGGAGCTGCCGGCCCGGATCGGCCGGCTGACCGGCCTGCGCACCCTCGACCTCGGGCACAACGCCCTGACCGCGCTGCCGCCGGAACTCGGCGCCCTGACCGGGCTCGACGGCTGCCTCTACCTGCACGAGAACGCGCTCACCGCGCTGCCCGCCACGCTCGGCCGGCTGTCCCGGCTGCGCTACCTCAACGTGAGCGGCAACCGGCTGACCGAACTGCCGGAAGAGATCGGCGGGATGGCGGCCCTCGTGGAACTGCGGGCGCAGTACGCCCACCTGACCCGTCTGCCGGAAGGCGTCGGGCGGCTCACGGCGCTGCGCGAGCTGTGGCTGCGCGGCAACGCCCTGGCGGAGCTGCCCGGTTCCGTCGCACGACTGGGCGAGCTGCGCGAACTGGAGCTCCGCGAGAACGCGTTCACCGCCGTACCCGCCGCGCTGCGCGGGCTTCCCGCGCTGCGCCGGCTCGACCTGCGGGCCAACCGCCTGACGGCGCTGCCCGGTTGGCTGGCCGAGCTGCCGTCACTGGAGAAGCTGGACCTGCGGTGGAACGCGCTCGACCCGGCGCCGCGACTGCTGGACGCGCTGGCCCGGCGGGGGTGCGAGGTGCTGGCCTGA
- a CDS encoding DUF397 domain-containing protein yields the protein MAKSATEHLADDRRQRLDLANATWQSGVPGTGDVQIGFIDGYVALRDRRTPDVPAVIFSPEEWRAFVDLAREGEFDLT from the coding sequence GTGGCGAAGAGCGCGACCGAGCACCTGGCGGACGACCGGCGGCAGCGGCTTGACCTGGCCAACGCCACCTGGCAGTCGGGCGTTCCGGGCACGGGGGACGTCCAGATCGGCTTCATCGACGGCTATGTCGCGCTGCGCGACCGGCGCACCCCCGACGTCCCGGCCGTGATCTTCTCCCCGGAGGAGTGGCGCGCCTTCGTGGACCTCGCCCGCGAGGGGGAGTTCGACCTCACGTAG
- the paaK gene encoding phenylacetate--CoA ligase PaaK, which translates to MTAAAALDAGERLTRDGLAALQQERLRATLRHAYDNVAFYRRAFDEAGVRPEDCRTPADLPRFPFTTKADLRAHYPYGMFAVPRERIRRLHASSGTTGEPTVVGYTERDLDTWADLVARSLRAAGARPGDTVHVAYGYGLFTGGLGAHYGAERLGCTVIPASGGMTSRQVRLIRDLRPDVIMVTPSYMLTLLDELERQGVDPRTTSLRVGVFGAEPWTAEMRREIEERCGLDAVDIYGLSEVMGPGVAQECVETKDGPHLWEDHFYPEIVDPVTGEPLPDGEPGELVLTSLTKEAMPVVRYRTRDLTRLLPGTARVFRRMERITGRSDDLIIVRGVNLFPGQIEAVLLRVPGVAPHFQLRLTREGRMDRLTVRAEARPGATPEQRAAAAETIVRRVKDDVGVSVAVEIVPPETLERSVGKIRRLVDER; encoded by the coding sequence ATGACGGCAGCCGCGGCACTCGACGCGGGAGAGCGCCTGACGCGCGACGGGCTGGCGGCGCTGCAACAGGAGCGGCTGCGGGCGACGTTGCGGCACGCCTACGACAACGTCGCCTTCTACCGCCGGGCGTTCGACGAGGCGGGGGTGCGGCCGGAGGACTGCCGTACGCCCGCCGACCTCCCCCGCTTCCCGTTCACCACCAAGGCGGACCTGCGCGCCCACTATCCGTACGGCATGTTCGCGGTGCCGCGGGAGCGGATCCGGCGCCTGCACGCCTCCAGCGGGACGACGGGCGAGCCCACCGTCGTCGGCTACACCGAGCGGGATCTGGACACCTGGGCCGACCTCGTCGCCCGCAGCCTCCGCGCGGCGGGCGCCCGGCCCGGTGACACGGTCCATGTGGCGTACGGGTACGGGCTGTTCACCGGCGGCCTGGGCGCGCACTACGGCGCGGAGCGGCTCGGCTGTACGGTGATCCCCGCGTCCGGCGGAATGACGTCCCGTCAGGTGCGCCTGATCCGGGACCTCAGGCCGGACGTCATCATGGTGACGCCCTCGTACATGCTCACCCTGCTCGACGAGTTGGAGCGGCAGGGCGTCGATCCGCGCACTACCTCGCTGCGCGTCGGCGTCTTCGGCGCGGAGCCGTGGACGGCGGAGATGCGCCGCGAGATCGAGGAGCGGTGCGGCCTCGACGCCGTCGACATCTACGGCCTCTCGGAGGTGATGGGACCGGGCGTCGCGCAGGAGTGCGTGGAGACCAAGGACGGCCCGCACCTGTGGGAGGACCACTTCTACCCGGAGATCGTCGACCCGGTCACGGGTGAGCCGCTGCCCGACGGGGAGCCTGGGGAGCTCGTCCTCACCTCGCTCACCAAGGAGGCCATGCCGGTCGTGCGGTACCGCACCCGCGACCTCACCCGGCTGCTGCCGGGCACCGCCCGGGTGTTCCGCCGGATGGAGCGGATCACCGGCCGGAGCGACGACCTGATCATCGTCCGCGGGGTGAACCTGTTCCCCGGGCAGATCGAGGCGGTCCTGCTGCGGGTCCCCGGCGTCGCGCCGCACTTCCAGCTCCGCCTCACCCGGGAGGGGCGGATGGACCGGCTGACCGTCCGGGCGGAGGCGCGCCCCGGGGCGACGCCGGAGCAGCGCGCGGCGGCCGCGGAGACGATCGT